In Candidatus Zixiibacteriota bacterium, the following proteins share a genomic window:
- the yedF gene encoding sulfurtransferase-like selenium metabolism protein YedF, whose translation MKLDKNLLLFLNSSGLGQGEIDLGEKLIKAFLKMLIESGTAPAKIICMNSGIFLTTEGSQVIDMLNQLKENGSEILSCETCLDYYGRQDKLIIGQPTNMKETVKAMLKFKKILSP comes from the coding sequence ATGAAGCTCGATAAGAATCTGCTGCTGTTTTTAAATTCCTCTGGCTTAGGCCAGGGCGAAATAGACCTTGGCGAAAAACTAATAAAAGCGTTTTTAAAAATGCTCATAGAATCGGGAACCGCCCCAGCTAAAATTATCTGTATGAACAGCGGTATTTTCCTTACTACTGAGGGTTCTCAGGTAATTGATATGCTTAATCAACTCAAAGAAAACGGTTCTGAGATATTATCCTGTGAAACCTGCCTTGATTATTACGGCAGGCAAGATAAATTGATTATTGGCCAGCCGACCAATATGAAAGAAACAGTTAAGGCTATGCTCAAATTCAAAAAGATATTATCACCGTAG
- a CDS encoding HU family DNA-binding protein gives MSKEMIIEQVAKDAGITKAQAKIAYKSVLDSITNSLKRGQKITLVGFGTFLVSNRKARDGRNPRTGETMRIPASNVPRFKAGKSLKDAVR, from the coding sequence ATGTCAAAAGAGATGATTATAGAACAAGTCGCCAAAGATGCGGGAATAACTAAAGCTCAAGCAAAAATAGCTTATAAGTCAGTATTAGACTCAATTACCAACAGTTTAAAGAGAGGTCAGAAAATAACCCTGGTAGGATTTGGCACATTCTTAGTCAGCAACCGTAAGGCTCGCGATGGCCGCAATCCCAGAACCGGCGAAACTATGAGAATTCCGGCAAGCAACGTTCCCCGTTTTAAAGCCGGCAAATCTTTGAAGGATGCCGTAAGATAG